A stretch of Camelina sativa cultivar DH55 chromosome 18, Cs, whole genome shotgun sequence DNA encodes these proteins:
- the LOC104762168 gene encoding uncharacterized protein LOC104762168, with protein MMKKVGFVIVSLLMVSVVDISAKEEISPRLSPIEHSSSSPPQQENEMSPISPTMMSTDYDYPSSSQFTESSDLSYTENTRTGGGGNKTGVVVVGAIAAVSMVCFGGVYLFKQRRDNIRRSRYGYVATEFF; from the coding sequence atgatgaagaaggttgGCTTCGTCATTGTATCTCTCTTAATGGTATCCGTTGTTGACATTTCAGCTAAAGAGGAAATATCACCGAGACTGTCTCCGATAGAGCATTCTTCCTCGTCACCGCCTCAGCAAGAAAACGAAATGTCTCCAATATCTCCGACGATGATGTCTACTGATTACGATTATCCGTCTTCGTCTCAGTTTACGGAATCAAGTGATCTCAGTTACACTGAAAATACCAGAACCGGAGGCGGAGGAAACAAGACTGGAGTTGTCGTTGTTGGAGCCATTGCAGCGGTGAGTATGGTCTGCTTCGGTGGTGTATATTTGTTCAAGCAACGGCGTGACAACATTCGTCGATCGCGGTATGGATACGTCGCCACTGAATTCTTCTGA
- the LOC104762173 gene encoding 60S ribosomal protein L12-3 codes for MPPKLDPSQIVDVYVRVTGGEVGAASSLAPKIGPLGLAPKKIGEDIAKETAKEWKGLRVTVKLTVQNRQAKVTVVPSAAALVIKALKEPERDRKKVKNIKHNGNISFDDVIEIAKIMRPRSIAKELSGTVKEILGTCVSVGCTVDGKDPKDLQEEINSGDIDVPNE; via the coding sequence ATGCCGCCGAAGTTGGACCCGTCTCAGATCGTTGACGTCTACGTCCGAGTGACCGGAGGTGAGGTCGGAGCAGCGTCATCACTCGCTCCAAAGATCGGTCCACTCGGTCTCGCGCCAAAGAAGATAGGAGAAGACATCGCCAAAGAGACAGCTAAAGAATGGAAAGGCTTAAGAGTCACGGTGAAGCTGACAGTCCAGAACCGTCAAGCTAAGGTCACAGTGGTTCCTTCAGCAGCGGCTTTGGTCATCAAGGCGTTAAAGGAGCCAGAGAGAGataggaagaaagtgaagaacaTCAAACATAACGGGAACATTTCGTTTGATGATGTGATTGAGATTGCTAAAATCATGAGGCCTAGATCTATTGCTAAGGAATTAAGTGGAACTGTGAAGGAGATTTTGGGAACTTGTGTATCTGTTGGTTGTACTGTTGATGGTAAAGACCCTAAGGATCTTCAGGAAGAGATCAACAGTGGTGACATTGATGTTCCTAACGAGTGA
- the LOC104762170 gene encoding protein disulfide isomerase-like 1-4 yields the protein MAFRVFLLISLTALLIFSAVSPSFAVSSSSDDVDDEDLSFLEDLKEEDDAPGHGAGDDSFTDEFEGGGEDEEDPEMYNDDDDEEGDFSDLGNPDSDPLPTPEIDEKDVVVIKERNFTDVIENNRYVLVEFYAPWCGHCQSLAPEYAAAATELKDSGVVLAKIDATEENELTQEHSVQGFPTLLFFVDGEHKPYTGGRTKETIVTWVKKKIGPGVYNLTTLDDAEKVLTSGNKVVLGYLTSLVGVEHDQLAAASKAEDDVNFYQTVNPDVAKMFHIDSESKRPALVLVKREEEKISHFDGEFVKSALVSFVSANKLPLVSVFTRETGPEIFESAIKKQLLLFVTKNDSEKVLPEFQEAAKSFKGKLIFVSVDLDNEDYGKPVAEYFGVSENGPKLIAYTGNDDPKKHFFDGEIKADDIKTFGEDFLNDKLKPFYKSDPIPEKNDGDVKIVVGDNFDEIVLDDSKDVLLEVYAPWCGHCQALEPMYNKLAKHLNSIDSVVIAKMDGTSNEHPKAKAEGFPTILFFPAGNKTSEPITVDTDRTVVAFYKFLRKHATIPFKLEKPASAESPKSVDSSPKVETTETKEKSDSTTKSSQSDSKDEL from the exons ATGGCGTTCCGCGTTTTTCTCCTTATCTCTCTCACCGCACTTCTCATCTTCTCCGCCGTTTCTCCTTCTTTCGCcgtttcttcctcctccgacGACGTCGACGATGAGGATCTCAGCTTCCTCGAAGatctcaaagaagaagacgacgctCCCGGTCACGGCGCTGGCGATGACTCATTCACCGACGAATTCGAAGGTggtggagaagacgaagaagatccAGAGATGTACAACGACGATGACGACGAAGAAGGAGATTTCTCCGATCTAGGAAATCCAGATTCCGATCCGTTACCGACGCCGGAGATCGATGAGAAAGACGTGGTCGTAATCAAGGAGCGTAACTTCACTGACGTGATTGAGAATAACCGATACGTTTTGGttgagttttacgcgccgtggTGTGGTCATTGTCAGTCTCTTGCTCCTGAGTATGCTGCAGCTGCGACCGAGCTTAAGGACTCTGGTGTCGTTTTGGCTAAGATCGATGCGACTGAGGAGAATGAGCTGACTCAGGAGCATAGCGTTCAGGGCTTCcctactcttcttttcttcgttGATGGTGAGCACAAGCCTTACACTGGAGGCAGGACTAA AGAAACAATTGTGACATGGGTGAAGAAAAAGATAGGTCCTGGTGTGTATAATCTAACTACATTAGATGATGCTGAGAAAGTGTTGACTTCTGGGAACAAAGTCGTCTTGGGATACTTGACCTCCTTGGTG ggtGTTGAGCATGACCAACTTGCTGCTGCTTCTAAAGCTGAAGACGATGTTAACTTCTATCAAACTGTGAATCCTGATGTTGCCAAGATGTTTCACATCGATTCCGAGTCTAAAAGGCCTGCTCTTGTCCTCGTTAAGAGGGAAGAGGAGAAGATTAGCCATTTTG ATGGGGAATTTGTTAAGTCTGCTCTAGTTAGTTTTGTGTCTGCCAATAAGCTTCCTTTGGTGTCTGTTTTCACCAGAGAGACTGGACCGGAAATTTTTGAGAGTGCAATCAAGAAACAG TTGCTGTTGTTTGTAACCAAAAATGACTCTGAAAAGGTTCTTCCGGAATTTCAAGAAGCAGCGAAATCATTCAAAGGAAAG CTCATCTTTGTGTCTGTGGATCTGGATAATGAGGATTATGGGAAACCAGTCGCTGAATACTTTGGTGTGTCTGAAAATGGTCCTAAA CTTATTGCCTACACAGGGAATGATGAtcctaaaaaacattttttcgaTGGCGAGATCAAGGCAGATGATATTAAG ACGTTTGGAGAGGATTTCCTGAACGACAAGTTAAAGCCTTTCTATAAGTCAGACCCCATTCCTGAAAAG AACGATGGGGATGTGAAAATAGTGGTTGGAGATAACTTTGATGAAATTGTTCTGGACGATTCTAAAGATGTTCTTCTCGAG GTCTATGCACCATGGTGTGGCCATTGCCAAGCCCTTGAGCCAATGTATAACAAGCTTGCGAAACATTTAAATAGTATTGATTCTGTCGTCATAGCCAAGATGGATGGAACAAGCAACGAACATCCCAAGGCAAAG GCTGAGGGGTTCCCTACAATTCTCTTCTTCCCTGCAGGCAACAAGACTTCAGAGCCG ATAACGGTAGATACAGACCGCACTGTGGTTGCATTTTACAAGTTCTTAAGAAAACACGCAACAATCCCATTCAAACTGGAGAAACCTGCATCAGCCGAATCTCCTAAAAGTGTTGACTCCTCACCAAAAGTAGAAACTACAGAGACCAAAGAAAAATCTGATAGCACGACAAAGAGTAGCCAAAGTGACTCCAAGGACGAATTGTGA
- the LOC104762171 gene encoding proline-rich receptor-like protein kinase PERK8: MTYLTHSLLFFFSCLSLLLCVSNAGSRPVHGPAYTNPSAFSPEAYDFFHPKSSIPDHNNPPENSPSSPSTSPTPSPSKTSIVEADSQGSKVSSDEHTTSESRRREDEEGRGETIGVVLGLSFAAFLSLGIYFVIKKRRARMIRTIVTHSDA, from the coding sequence atGACGTACCTAACTCactctttgctcttcttcttctcttgcttgTCTTTGCTTCTATGTGTCTCTAATGCAGGAAGCAGACCTGTCCATGGTCCAGCTTATACAAACCCATCTGCTTTCTCTCCAGAAGCTTACGATTTCTTTCACCCAAAATCATCAATCCCTGATCACAACAATCCACCCGAAAACTCACCTTCTTCGCCATCGACTTCACCTACACCTTCACCTTCAAAGACATCAATCGTAGAAGCAGACTCACAAGGAAGTAAAGTTTCATCAGACGAACACACAACAAGTGAGAGTCGTCgcagagaagatgaagaaggacgaGGAGAAACCATTGGAGTAGTGTTAGGCCTTTCTTTCGCAGCGTTTCTCTCATTGGGTATCTACTTTGTGATCAAGAAACGACGTGCTCGTATGATCCGTACTATTGTGACTCACTCTGATGCTTGA
- the LOC104762174 gene encoding 60S ribosomal protein L12-3, which translates to MPPKLDPSQIVDVYVRVTGGEVGAASSLAPKIGPLGLAPKKIGEDIAKETAKEWKGLRVTVKLTVQNRQAKVTVVPSAAALVIKALKEPERDRKKVKNIKHNGNISFDDVIEIAKIMRPRSIAKELSGTVKEILGTCVSVGCTVDGKDPKDLQEEINSGDIDVPNE; encoded by the coding sequence ATGCCGCCGAAGTTGGACCCGTCTCAGATCGTTGACGTCTACGTCCGAGTGACCGGAGGTGAGGTCGGAGCAGCGTCATCACTCGCTCCAAAGATCGGTCCACTCGGTCTCGCGCCAAAGAAGATAGGAGAAGACATCGCCAAAGAGACAGCTAAAGAATGGAAAGGCTTAAGAGTCACGGTGAAGCTGACAGTGCAGAACCGTCAAGCTAAGGTCACAGTGGTTCCTTCAGCAGCGGCTTTGGTCATCAAGGCGTTAAAGGAGCCAGAGAGAGataggaagaaagtgaagaacaTCAAACATAACGGGAACATTTCGTTTGATGATGTGATTGAGATTGCTAAAATCATGAGGCCTAGATCTATTGCTAAGGAATTGAGTGGAACTGTGAAGGAGATTTTGGGAACTTGTGTATCTGTTGGTTGTACTGTTGATGGTAAAGACCCTAAGGATCTTCAGGAAGAGATCAACAGTGGTGACATTGATGTTCCTAACGAGTGA
- the LOC104762175 gene encoding uncharacterized protein LOC104762175: MATGKSYYARPSYRFLGTDQPSSYFATTTTTNDSGLEFDESDLYNQIHTDSPDFRRKISATPSRSAKKPTNRPSAVTAASSLPVNVPDWSKILRGEYRDNRRRSIEDNDDDCEDGGGWLPPHEFLAKTRMASFSVHEGVGRTLKGRDLSRVRNAIFEKIGFQD, encoded by the coding sequence atggcGACGGGGAAGAGTTACTACGCTAGACCTAGCTATCGATTTCTCGGCACAGATCAGCCGTCTTCCTACTTCgccaccaccacaaccaccaaCGATTCCGGTCTCGAATTCGACGAATCAGATCTCTACAACCAAATCCACACCGATTCACCGGATTTTCGCCGCAAAATCTCTGCTACACCATCCAGATCCGCTAAAAAACCAACGAATCGTCCCTCCGCCGTGACAGCCGCGTCGTCGCTTCCGGTTAACGTGCCGGATTGGTCTAAGATTCTCCGTGGAGAGTACCGCGATAACCGCCGGAGAAGCATCGAGGATAACGATGACGATTGCGAAGACGGTGGAGGTTGGTTGCCGCCGCATGAGTTTCTGGCGAAGACGAGGATGGCTTCGTTCTCGGTTCATGAAGGAGTTGGGAGGACGTTGAAAGGAAGAGATCTGAGTAGGGTCAGaaatgctatttttgaaaaaattggtttCCAAGATTAA
- the LOC104762172 gene encoding probable aquaporin PIP2-4: MAKDLDVQEGGAPAAARDYADPPPAPLLDMEELRKWSLYRAVIAEFVATLLFLYVSVLTVIGYKAQTDANAGGVDCGGVGILGIAWAFGGMIFVLVYCTAGISGGHINPAVTMGLFLARKVSLVRTVLYIVAQCLGAICGCGLVKAFQSSYYTRYGGGANELADGYNKGTGLGAEIIGTFVLVYTVFSATDPKRNARDSHVPVLAPLPIGFAVFMVHLATIPITGTGINPARSFGAAVIYNQEKAWDDQWIFWVGPMIGAAAAALYHQFILRAAAIKALGSFRSSA, from the exons ATGGCAAAAGACTTGGATGTGCAAGAGGGTGGAGCCCCGGCGGCGGCCAGAGACTACGCGGATCCACCTCCAGCACCATTGTTGGACATGGAGGAGCTTAGGAAGTGGTCGCTCTATAGAGCGGTCATAGCTGAGTTTGTGGCGACACTTTTGTTCCTTTACGTCTCAGTCCTCACCGTTATCGGCTACAAAGCTCAAACCGATGCAAACGCCGGAGGAGTAGACTGTGGCGGCGTAGGGATATTAGGAATTGCATGGGCTTTCGGTGGAATGATCTTTGTTCTCGTTTACTGTACCGCCGGTATCTCCG gtGGTCACATAAATCCGGCTGTGACGATGGGACTGTTCCTTGCTAGAAAAGTGTCATTGGTGCGGACAGTGTTATACATTGTGGCTCAGTGCCTTGGTGCCATCTGCGGTTGCGGTCTTGTCAAAGCATTCCAAAGCTCTTACTACACCAG ATATGGAGGTGGAGCAAACGAGCTCGCCGACGGCTACAACAAAGGTACCGGACTAGGTGCCGAGATCATCGGAACTTTTGTCCTCGTTTACACCGTCTTCTCGGCCACCGACCCCAAGCGAAATGCACGTGACTCTCACGTGCCAGTTTTGGCGCCACTTCCCATAGGATTTGCCGTCTTCATGGTTCATTTAGCCACCATTCCCATCACCGGAACCGGAATCAACCCGGCCCGTAGCTTCGGAGCTGCCGTTATTTACAACCAGGAAAAGGCCTGGGATGATCAA TGGATATTTTGGGTTGGACCGATGATTGGAGCAGCAGCGGCAGCGTTATACCATCAGTTTATTCTAAGAGCGGCTGCGATTAAAGCTCTTGGCTCCTTCAGGAGCTCTGcttaa